One window of the Rosa rugosa chromosome 3, drRosRugo1.1, whole genome shotgun sequence genome contains the following:
- the LOC133735182 gene encoding uncharacterized protein LOC133735182 produces the protein MSQKQCDHHSAFLSCDLTGVPSPDTPCKRCQHPKNNWFCLSCKDVLCSPGVKGHIGEHYDETKHCLCVNCSSQVIWCFPCRKILDAQVIQQLWAKQSRSSSAKLESIDAMVVDVSDLLSKPFPTINVHPQLDARLFVGQDELALAKEGLRNVFDRGLKALADPKVQEEFLLYSAMLLSAESCPSELKVNLSSFRCNLSEETSAFIRAQAELKVASELSASITQKLIVVRQQTSKYDEVKKEMIASDEKVANYKSTIKELEAQIKELEAQIKGLEACLATEVSNRKKIDGVIDSIETQVTTARDGLVSDLARVSSMEGTTQAAYQLVTQKQSHWDKLKIMFTRFAIANATMSRHPSVKWAQQPDTLYITIELRDAQDVRLKLEPEGKFLFSATTGAEMTPYIVDLDLYDKIDVNESRYSVGSRNICHLVKKAENKWWSRLIKQEGQAPGFLKVDWDNWGDEQVYE, from the exons ATG AGCCAGAAACAGTGCGATCATCACTCGGCTTTTTTGTCCTGTGATCTCACTGGCGTTCCCAGCCCTGACACTCCTTGCAAAAG ATGTCAGCATCCCAAGAataattggttttgtttgtcCTGTAAGGACGTCCTCTGTAGTCCTGGTGTTAAGGGACATATTGGTGAGCATTATGATGAGACAAAGCACTGTCTTTGTGTCAACTGCAG TTCCCAAGTAATTTGGTGTTTCCCCTGCCGTAAAATATTAGATGCGCAAGTGATCCAACAATTATGGGCCAAGCAG AGTCGATCATCTTCAGCCAAGCTCGAGAGCATTGATGCAATGGTTGTTGATGTTAGTGATCTCTTGTCCAAGCCATTTCCTACCATCAATGTTCATCCACAGTTGGATGCTCGGTTGTTTGTTGGCCAGGATGAGCTTGCCTTGGCTAAGGAGGGACTTCGGAATGTCTTTGATCGCGGGTTAAAAGCTCTAGCTGATCCCAAGGTGCAAGAAGAGTTTCTCCTTTACTCAGCCATGCTGCTATCAGCCGAGTCATGCCCATCAGAATTGAAGGTTAACCTTTCATCATTCAGATGTAATCTTTCGGAAGAAACCTCTGCTTTCATTAGAGCTCAAGCTGAGCTGAAGGTGGCCTCAGAGTTATCAGCCTCGATTACCCAGAAGTTGATTGTGGTGAGGCAACAAACTTCGAAGTATGATGAGGTAAAGAAAGAAATGATTGCCTCGGACGAGAAAGTTGCCAACTATAAGTCCACGATCAAAGAGTTGGAGGCACAAATCAAAGAGTTGGAGGCACAAATCAAAGGGTTGGAAGCTTGTTTAGCCACAGAAGTGAGCAACAGGAAAAAGATTGATGGGGTTATCGATTCGATCGAGACACAAGTCACCACAGCGAGGGATGGACTGGTCTCGGACTTGGCACGAGTGTCTTCCATGGAGGGAACGACCCAAGCAGCTTACCAGTTAGTAACTCAAAAACAGTCGCACTGGGATAAACTAAAGATTATGTTTACTAGGTTTGCAATTGCAAACGCCACCATGAGTCGACATCCCAGTGTGAAGTGGGCTCAGCAGCCTGATACGCTTTACATCACTATTGAGTTGCGTGATGCCCAGGATGTAAGGCTTAAACTGGAGCCTgaaggaaagtttctattctctGCTACCACTGGAGCAGAAATGACACCCTACATAGTTGATCTTGATCTCTATGACAAGATTGATGTAAATGAGAGTAGGTATAGTGTTGGCTCGAGAAATATCTGTCACCTAGTGAAAAAAGCTGAAAATAAATGGTGGAGCAGATTGATAAAACAAGAAGGACAAGCTCCTGGGTTCTTGAAAGTTGATTGGGATAATTGGGGAGATGAGCAAGTCTATGAATGA